In the genome of Hydrogenispora ethanolica, the window CAGCGATTGTTTCAAGCGAGTGATAAAGTGGTATTGAAAACTCCTTGGCAAGCCGAATGGATTGGAAAAGAGACTTTATCACATGGCTTTTCAAAGAGCTGTGATAAACCCGGCTGAAAGCCGAGGAGAGTCACAGCGATTGCTCAAAGCAAGTGATAAAGTCGCTTAAAGCCTTTGGCAGGTCGAATCGATCGGAAGCGACTTTATCACATGGCTTTCACAAAGGAGGAAAAAGCTCCGGATGAAAAAGATGTATCTTTTGACGTTGGCGCTGGCCGCCGCGTTGCTCTTGCCGGGCGGGGCTTCGGCGGCGCGGCAGTCGTTGGGCGAGATCCGGCCCGGCGCCTATCCGCTGGTCCCCATCACCAACCATCTGCCGTGGGGCTATAAAGATATTCAGGCCTATCAGAATTCCTTGCAAAAGGTGGAGCTGGTCAGCGGCGGCCTGGAAGGTTTCAAGGATCTGCCGCAACTGGGCATGAAAGGACCCTATACCGGACTGATTTCGCTGGGCGACGCCGGCCAGAAGTTCGGGGTCATCATCGATATTGTGGGCGAGGAGAAACGGCTCTATATCGACCGCGACGGCGACGGGAGCTTCGCCGGCGAAAGCTGGAAACCGCTCCTCAACGAATGGTACGGCCTGCAAGTTTACGGGGTGTACGGCCCAGAGCCGATCCAGCTGCAAGTGACCTACCGGAACGGCCAGACCCGGCCGATTCAGATCCAAGTGAACGGTTTGCTGAATCAACCTAGCGCCATGGTGAAAGAAAAACCGTACTTGCTGGTAGGCGTGGAAACCTGGTTTCTGGCCCGGCTGGTCGAGGATGGCGCCGCCAAGCTCGCGGCGGTGGTGGATCGCAACCATAACGGCTGTTATCATGATCCGGAAGACCTGTTATTCATCGATTACAACGACGATGGCGGTTTCGACGTGGCGGAGGCCAAGCCCCGCAAACGCGGCGTCACCTTACCCGGCAAGCAGCGGCTGAAGGCCGATTGGACGGCTTACCCCGACAGTCTGGAGATCGGAGGAAAAAGCAAATGATCAAACGGATCAAACTACGGCTGCTGCTTTTCCTGGCATTGTTGGCGTTCGCCTTCGGTGCGCCGCTGGCCGCCGCGGCGCCGGCCTCCGACTTTAAAACCGAGAAGCTGCCCAATGGGTTGACCTTGATTTACAAAGTGATGAAGGACCAACCCCAAGTCTCGATCAATGCCATTTTCCCAATCGGGTTTTTTGAGGAAAAACATCAGGGCATGCCCCACCTCATGGAGCATTTGGCCTTCCGGGGCGGTTCCGGTTATCACTACGACGATATCGTGGCGGTGACCAACCGGCAGGGCGGTCTCTTCAACGGGGCCACCAATTTCTATAGTACGTCCTACAACTACGTGGTCCCCAAGGAACAGTTGGATAGGGCCTTGAAAGTGTTCAACGGTTCGTTGTGGAAGACGGACTTTTCCGAAGCCAATGTGCATTTCGAGCGGCGGATCATCCGGCACGAACTGGATATGGATTACGGATTCCGCTACCCTTATTACGCGGTGCTACGGTACTTTTATCCCGAAATGCAGGATGACCGTCAGAAGGTCGACTTTACGCCGAGCCAGGTCCGGGAGTTTCATATGACGTATTACCAGCCGGAGAACGCCACCTACGTGATGGCCGGCGATTTCGATCCCCGGGCGGTCATCTCCCAATTATCCCAACTCTCCAACGGCTACGGCCGGATAGCCACTCCCCCGGCCAAGATAGAGGGTTTCCGCTTGCCCCGGGGGGAGATCGTGGAGCAGCGCAATATTTATCCCTATCAATTCCAGCTGCTGATGGCCTACGAATTTACCGGGCTCTCCGCCAAGGAGCGGATGCTCTTGAATCTGTTGGCCTTTTCGTACGGGGCGGATTATAAGACCGATTACGAACGGAATCAGTTCAAGGAATACAATGTCGTCAGCCGCAGTATCGCCGGGAGCGATTATTTCGGCATTTACTATCTGGAACGGACCCGGCCTTA includes:
- a CDS encoding M16 family metallopeptidase, which encodes MIKRIKLRLLLFLALLAFAFGAPLAAAAPASDFKTEKLPNGLTLIYKVMKDQPQVSINAIFPIGFFEEKHQGMPHLMEHLAFRGGSGYHYDDIVAVTNRQGGLFNGATNFYSTSYNYVVPKEQLDRALKVFNGSLWKTDFSEANVHFERRIIRHELDMDYGFRYPYYAVLRYFYPEMQDDRQKVDFTPSQVREFHMTYYQPENATYVMAGDFDPRAVISQLSQLSNGYGRIATPPAKIEGFRLPRGEIVEQRNIYPYQFQLLMAYEFTGLSAKERMLLNLLAFSYGADYKTDYERNQFKEYNVVSRSIAGSDYFGIYYLERTRPYSAEALAAEKANLRQYVRQFRKMDFKQRLQDFCNAIVMEQTQSRESAVDAAALACQRLMDPSSITADDLALIKKLSVKDLERFIDSYLSKPPTTWVLVKTTQ